In Pedobacter sp. WC2423, the following are encoded in one genomic region:
- a CDS encoding long-chain fatty acid--CoA ligase, which translates to MVSFNEFSTVPGLLRNVVENIHKPEETFLIHKKNNEWEQISFKHTLDTADAVAAFFLSKDAVKGDRMGLMIENGPDYVYYDQGIQQIGAINVSIYPTLSEQEVEYIINDSGIKSILIGNPFLYKKILKIADNCRNLQYIIPAFAEYTKTTVPEGLNKTIISFEELIRQGKELVSTYQVKIKAARATVRPSDTSSLIYTSGTTGTPKGVMLSHSNFVENVKVCLQQIPIIDETDVFLSFLPLSHVFERTATYHVCCAQGCKIAYAQSLELLAKNMAEIKPTVMSCVPRLLERIHDKAIKSGTAEGGLKAKIFLWALETGQNYRYKIEAGKTPGLVLAVEKRIAEKLVFSKIKEKTGGRLKFMISGGAALPKNVGEFFGNLGIKILEGFGLTETSPVMSVTEYDRQVYGTVGRIIPGIEVAIQHIETKEMISIQTHESFAADFECAEGEIIVRGHCVMQGYFNKPAETAEAIDKNNWFHTGDIGRFYKGNLQITDRLKNMIVNAYGKNVYPTPVENIYLKSLKIDSLFLIGDKREYLTAIIIPNRESLQEKFNLPDAYFLQPDTFINEPEIIDWIGQDIRKLSNELSKFERIKNFRIKRNPFSIEEGEITPTMKIKRKVVEKIYAEAINELYTEAVDAD; encoded by the coding sequence ATGGTATCATTCAATGAGTTTTCTACGGTTCCCGGCTTATTAAGAAACGTAGTAGAAAATATTCACAAGCCTGAAGAAACATTCTTAATTCATAAAAAGAATAATGAATGGGAGCAGATCTCATTTAAGCATACTTTGGACACAGCCGATGCGGTAGCTGCATTTTTTTTATCAAAAGACGCAGTTAAAGGTGACAGAATGGGACTCATGATTGAGAATGGTCCCGATTATGTATATTATGACCAGGGAATTCAGCAAATTGGTGCTATTAATGTATCTATTTACCCTACCCTCTCCGAACAGGAAGTCGAATATATCATTAATGACTCCGGAATAAAATCCATCCTGATTGGTAATCCATTTCTTTATAAAAAGATATTGAAGATCGCAGACAATTGCAGAAATCTTCAATACATCATTCCTGCTTTTGCGGAATATACTAAAACGACTGTTCCCGAAGGCCTGAATAAAACTATTATCAGTTTTGAAGAACTGATCAGGCAAGGTAAAGAACTCGTTTCTACCTACCAGGTTAAAATCAAAGCAGCAAGGGCTACTGTCCGTCCTTCAGACACTTCTTCCTTAATCTATACTTCAGGTACAACCGGTACACCAAAGGGCGTTATGCTTTCTCACAGCAATTTCGTGGAGAATGTAAAAGTTTGTTTGCAGCAGATCCCGATTATTGACGAAACAGACGTATTCTTATCGTTTCTTCCTTTATCCCATGTTTTTGAAAGAACAGCAACCTATCATGTATGCTGCGCACAAGGCTGTAAAATTGCCTATGCACAAAGTCTGGAATTACTGGCAAAAAACATGGCCGAAATTAAACCAACGGTGATGAGCTGTGTACCCCGGTTATTAGAGCGTATCCATGATAAAGCCATCAAAAGCGGTACAGCTGAAGGTGGTCTGAAAGCTAAAATATTCTTATGGGCACTGGAAACAGGACAAAACTACCGTTACAAAATTGAAGCTGGTAAAACACCAGGTTTAGTACTTGCTGTAGAAAAGAGAATTGCGGAGAAACTGGTATTCAGCAAAATAAAGGAGAAAACCGGTGGAAGATTAAAATTTATGATTTCCGGTGGCGCAGCACTTCCTAAAAATGTAGGTGAATTTTTCGGTAATCTGGGCATTAAAATACTCGAAGGCTTTGGCTTGACTGAAACCTCTCCGGTGATGTCGGTTACAGAATATGACAGACAGGTTTATGGAACCGTAGGCAGGATTATCCCGGGCATAGAGGTCGCTATCCAGCACATTGAGACTAAAGAAATGATCAGCATACAGACCCATGAATCTTTTGCAGCAGATTTTGAGTGTGCAGAAGGTGAAATTATAGTTCGCGGGCATTGTGTAATGCAGGGTTATTTTAATAAACCGGCAGAAACTGCTGAAGCAATTGATAAAAACAACTGGTTCCATACGGGCGACATTGGCCGTTTCTATAAAGGGAATCTTCAGATTACTGACCGTTTAAAAAATATGATTGTCAATGCTTACGGAAAGAACGTTTATCCTACCCCGGTAGAAAACATCTATCTGAAAAGCCTTAAAATAGATTCCCTGTTTTTAATTGGTGACAAAAGAGAATATCTGACCGCGATTATTATCCCGAACAGAGAAAGCTTGCAGGAAAAATTCAACCTGCCGGACGCTTACTTTCTACAACCCGATACTTTTATCAATGAACCAGAAATTATAGACTGGATCGGACAGGATATCAGGAAATTATCAAATGAGTTATCTAAGTTTGAGCGGATCAAGAACTTCAGGATTAAAAGAAACCCATTCAGCATTGAAGAAGGTGAGATCACGCCTACCATGAAAATAAAGCGTAAAGTGGTCGAAAAAATCTACGCTGAAGCGATCAATGAGCTCTATACAGAAGCCGTTGATGCCGATTAA
- a CDS encoding iron-sulfur cluster assembly accessory protein has translation MITITDKAKTKIDNLMQESQMDTTYFLRVSVKGGGCSGLSYNLDFDNEEKTGDQFFEDRGIRIALDMKSFLYLAGTELDFTDGINGKGFNFNNPNASRTCGCGESFSV, from the coding sequence ATGATCACGATCACAGATAAAGCTAAAACCAAGATTGATAACTTAATGCAGGAATCTCAGATGGATACGACTTACTTTTTACGTGTTTCAGTAAAAGGTGGTGGTTGTTCGGGTTTATCCTACAATCTCGATTTTGACAACGAGGAGAAAACAGGAGATCAATTTTTTGAAGATAGAGGAATCCGGATCGCGCTGGATATGAAATCATTTTTATACCTGGCTGGTACAGAACTTGACTTCACAGATGGAATAAACGGTAAAGGATTCAATTTCAATAACCCAAATGCAAGCCGTACTTGTGGTTGCGGGGAAAGTTTCTCCGTTTAA
- the iscU gene encoding Fe-S cluster assembly scaffold IscU, with protein MAYSEKVMEHYTNPRNVGTLDKNSKSVGTGLVGAPECGDVMRLQIEVDENNVITDAKFKTFGCGSAIASSSLATEWLKGKTVDEAMTIDNMDIVEELALPPVKIHCSVLAEDAIKSAINDYRVKNGMEPIALPKSHH; from the coding sequence ATGGCATACTCAGAAAAAGTAATGGAACACTATACCAACCCCCGTAACGTTGGTACATTAGATAAAAACAGTAAATCAGTAGGTACAGGTTTAGTTGGCGCACCAGAGTGCGGTGACGTGATGCGTCTTCAGATTGAAGTAGATGAAAACAATGTAATCACTGATGCTAAATTTAAAACATTCGGATGTGGTTCTGCAATTGCTTCTTCCTCTTTAGCAACAGAATGGCTGAAAGGTAAAACTGTAGATGAAGCGATGACGATTGACAACATGGATATCGTAGAAGAATTAGCATTGCCGCCAGTAAAAATTCACTGTTCAGTATTAGCAGAGGATGCGATTAAATCAGCAATCAATGATTACCGTGTTAAAAATGGCATGGAACCAATTGCATTGCCTAAATCACATCACTAA
- a CDS encoding IscS subfamily cysteine desulfurase, protein MELPIYLDNNATTPLDPRVLEAMLPYFTTKFGNAASRNHAFGWVAEEGVDYAREQAAKLIGCTEKEIIFTSGATEADNLGIKGVFEMYQDKGNHIITATTEHKAVLDTCKHLEKLGAKVTYLSVKEDGLIDLAELEAAMTEQTILVTIMYGNNEIGVVQPVKEIAAIAHKSGALFMTDATQAVGKIPVDVNADGIDLLAFSAHKMYGPKGVGVLYVRRKNPRVKVTAQMDGGGHERGMRSGTLNVPGIVGLGKACELCRLEMDSEAARLSALRDKLESALTVMEESYVNGNTQHRLPHVANISFKYVEGEGLMMAMKDLAVSSGSACTSASLEPSYVLKSLGLSDDLAHSSIRFGLGRFTTEEEIDYAIENTKKAVNHLRDLSPLWEMFKEGIDLSKIEWAEH, encoded by the coding sequence ATGGAACTTCCTATTTATCTAGATAATAACGCGACAACCCCCCTTGATCCAAGAGTGCTTGAAGCAATGCTGCCTTACTTCACTACGAAATTTGGTAATGCTGCAAGCCGTAACCACGCCTTTGGCTGGGTTGCAGAAGAAGGTGTTGATTATGCGCGTGAGCAGGCTGCCAAGCTGATTGGCTGTACTGAAAAAGAAATTATTTTCACTTCAGGAGCTACAGAAGCAGACAACCTTGGTATTAAAGGTGTGTTCGAAATGTATCAGGATAAAGGTAATCATATCATTACCGCAACTACAGAACATAAAGCAGTACTGGATACTTGTAAACACCTGGAAAAGTTAGGTGCAAAAGTTACTTACCTCTCTGTAAAAGAAGACGGCTTAATTGATCTTGCTGAATTAGAAGCAGCAATGACTGAGCAAACTATCCTGGTTACGATTATGTACGGTAACAATGAGATCGGTGTTGTTCAGCCTGTCAAAGAAATTGCTGCAATTGCACATAAATCTGGTGCATTGTTTATGACTGATGCCACTCAGGCTGTAGGTAAAATACCTGTAGATGTAAATGCAGACGGAATTGACCTGCTTGCTTTTAGTGCACATAAAATGTACGGACCTAAAGGAGTTGGTGTATTATATGTACGCCGTAAAAACCCAAGGGTTAAAGTAACCGCACAAATGGACGGTGGTGGTCATGAGCGCGGCATGCGTTCAGGAACGTTAAATGTACCTGGAATTGTTGGTTTAGGTAAAGCTTGTGAATTGTGCCGTTTAGAAATGGACTCAGAAGCAGCCCGCCTTTCTGCATTGAGAGATAAATTAGAAAGTGCACTGACTGTAATGGAAGAAAGTTACGTGAACGGAAATACACAACATCGTTTACCGCATGTAGCAAATATATCTTTCAAGTATGTAGAAGGTGAAGGATTGATGATGGCGATGAAAGATCTGGCAGTTTCTTCAGGTTCTGCCTGTACTTCAGCTTCATTAGAGCCGTCATACGTTTTAAAAAGCTTAGGACTTTCAGATGATCTTGCACACTCTTCTATCCGTTTCGGTTTAGGCCGTTTCACTACCGAAGAAGAAATTGATTACGCTATTGAGAACACTAAAAAAGCAGTAAATCACTTAAGAGATCTTTCTCCGCTTTGGGAAATGTTTAAAGAAGGAATTGATTTAAGCAAAATTGAATGGGCAGAGCATTAA
- the mce gene encoding methylmalonyl-CoA epimerase encodes MNKIEHIGIAVKDLDASCLLYEKLLGTTAYKKESVASEGVDTAFFRTGENKIELLAATVADSPIASFIGKRGEGVHHIAFDVDDIYKEMKRLKNEGFVLLNEEPKFGADNKLICFVHPKGTNGVLIELCQEIKK; translated from the coding sequence ATGAATAAAATTGAACATATAGGTATTGCAGTAAAAGACCTCGATGCGTCTTGTTTGCTGTATGAAAAGCTGCTGGGCACAACTGCTTATAAAAAGGAATCTGTAGCTTCTGAAGGGGTTGATACGGCCTTTTTTCGTACGGGTGAGAATAAAATTGAATTGCTGGCTGCCACTGTCGCGGATAGTCCGATCGCTTCGTTTATTGGGAAAAGAGGAGAGGGGGTTCATCATATTGCTTTTGATGTGGATGATATTTATAAGGAAATGAAAAGACTAAAAAATGAGGGCTTTGTACTGTTGAATGAAGAACCTAAATTTGGGGCTGACAATAAGCTGATCTGCTTTGTGCATCCTAAAGGCACAAATGGAGTACTGATCGAATTGTGTCAGGAAATAAAAAAATGA
- a CDS encoding type B 50S ribosomal protein L31, whose product MKKDLHPSNYRFVVFKDMSNEYSFLTKSCVETKESVTWEDGNEYPLYKLEISHTSHPFYTGKMKLVDTAGRIDKFKTRYAKK is encoded by the coding sequence ATGAAAAAAGATCTTCACCCTTCAAACTATAGATTCGTAGTATTTAAAGATATGTCTAACGAATACTCTTTCTTAACTAAATCTTGTGTTGAAACTAAAGAATCTGTGACTTGGGAAGATGGTAACGAGTACCCTCTTTATAAATTAGAGATCTCTCATACTTCTCACCCTTTCTATACTGGTAAAATGAAACTGGTAGATACAGCTGGTCGTATCGATAAATTTAAAACTCGTTACGCTAAGAAATAA
- a CDS encoding putative sugar nucleotidyl transferase — translation MNINLFDDQTALSLRPLTFTRPVADLRVGILTIAEKWEKYTSAVPGFCTAVYLTAKYKTRNDADTYINGSVCPDESLFAAIAALHSGEVLVQRELIIAYKVNPGEIISLAQVALLRPVSYSGSFTRIVFPEDIFRNNDVQLRADFDLLTQGRVSARLSATNTVLGDQIFIEEGVEAECSTFNTLTGPVYLGKNTQVWEGTHIRGSFALGEGSRVKMGTKIYGQTTVGPFSTVGGEINNAVIWGYSAKGHEGYLGNSVLGQWCNIGADTNNSNLKNNYADVKLWDYEKTAFRQTGLQFCGLIMADHVKCGINTMFNTGTVVGVSANVFGSGYPKNFIPDFAWGGCDSLAVYSLEKMFGTAEKVYERKNVEFNQIEKDILSSIFDLTSIYRSF, via the coding sequence ATGAACATTAATTTATTTGATGATCAGACTGCTTTATCTTTAAGGCCGCTCACTTTTACGCGGCCTGTGGCCGATCTGCGGGTCGGAATATTAACCATAGCTGAAAAATGGGAAAAGTATACATCAGCTGTTCCAGGATTCTGTACTGCGGTTTATCTTACTGCAAAATATAAAACCCGCAATGATGCGGACACTTACATCAATGGTTCTGTTTGCCCGGACGAAAGTCTTTTTGCTGCGATTGCTGCTTTGCATAGTGGTGAAGTACTCGTTCAGAGAGAACTGATTATAGCTTACAAAGTTAATCCGGGTGAAATCATTAGTTTAGCGCAGGTTGCTTTACTGCGTCCTGTTTCTTATAGCGGTTCTTTTACACGTATTGTATTTCCTGAAGATATATTCAGAAATAATGATGTACAGCTCAGGGCTGACTTTGACCTTTTAACTCAAGGCAGGGTTTCAGCCAGGTTAAGCGCAACCAATACGGTGCTGGGTGATCAGATTTTTATTGAAGAAGGAGTGGAAGCAGAATGCTCCACTTTTAATACGTTAACCGGACCTGTTTACCTGGGTAAAAATACGCAGGTATGGGAAGGCACGCATATCAGAGGTTCTTTTGCTTTGGGAGAAGGTTCCAGAGTAAAAATGGGAACCAAGATTTACGGGCAAACTACTGTAGGTCCTTTTAGTACGGTAGGCGGCGAGATTAACAATGCCGTGATCTGGGGATATTCTGCAAAAGGGCATGAAGGGTACCTGGGCAATTCCGTGCTGGGGCAATGGTGTAATATCGGGGCGGATACCAATAATTCCAATCTGAAAAATAACTATGCCGATGTTAAATTGTGGGATTATGAAAAAACTGCATTCAGACAGACCGGACTCCAGTTTTGCGGCTTAATTATGGCAGATCATGTGAAATGTGGGATCAATACCATGTTTAATACGGGTACTGTGGTTGGTGTGAGTGCAAATGTGTTCGGATCGGGCTATCCGAAGAACTTTATTCCGGATTTTGCCTGGGGTGGATGTGATAGCCTGGCTGTTTATAGCCTTGAAAAGATGTTCGGAACGGCAGAAAAAGTATATGAACGTAAAAATGTTGAGTTTAATCAGATAGAAAAAGATATATTGTCATCGATTTTTGATTTAACTTCAATTTATAGATCTTTTTAG
- the tpiA gene encoding triose-phosphate isomerase gives MRKKIVAGNWKMNTDYAEGISLFSEIVNIVRDEKKGDQLAIICAPFIHLNSLSKLGGDVVKIGAQNCHQKESGAFTGEISARMIKSAGCEYVIVGHSERRQYFAESDALLADKTNIALANQLIPIFCIGETLDERNNGNFFEILKGQLENGLFHLSPEDFTKVVIAYEPVWAIGTGLTATAEQAQEVHEFIRAEVAGKYGEDAAEETSILYGGSCTPKNAPELFAQKDIDGGLIGGASLKSRDFADIVKTFNS, from the coding sequence ATGAGAAAGAAAATAGTAGCAGGAAATTGGAAAATGAATACAGACTATGCAGAAGGTATTTCATTATTTTCAGAAATCGTTAACATCGTAAGAGATGAAAAAAAAGGCGATCAGCTAGCTATCATATGTGCTCCGTTCATTCACTTGAACAGCTTATCAAAATTAGGAGGTGATGTCGTTAAAATTGGTGCTCAGAATTGCCACCAAAAAGAAAGTGGTGCTTTCACAGGTGAAATTTCAGCCAGAATGATCAAATCAGCTGGTTGTGAATATGTGATTGTCGGACATTCAGAACGTCGTCAGTATTTTGCAGAAAGCGATGCTTTACTTGCGGATAAAACTAATATTGCTTTAGCGAATCAATTAATACCTATTTTCTGTATTGGTGAAACATTAGATGAAAGAAACAATGGTAATTTCTTTGAAATCCTTAAAGGACAATTAGAAAATGGCCTGTTCCACCTGAGTCCTGAAGATTTTACAAAAGTTGTAATCGCTTATGAACCAGTTTGGGCTATTGGTACCGGACTCACTGCCACTGCTGAACAGGCTCAGGAAGTACATGAGTTTATACGTGCAGAAGTTGCTGGTAAATATGGGGAAGATGCTGCTGAAGAGACTTCAATTTTATATGGAGGTAGCTGTACACCTAAAAATGCGCCGGAATTATTCGCACAAAAAGATATTGACGGTGGATTAATTGGAGGCGCTTCTCTTAAGTCACGTGATTTTGCAGATATTGTTAAAACTTTTAATTCTTAA
- the prmA gene encoding 50S ribosomal protein L11 methyltransferase, which produces MQYIQVTFSFTLIQEYQQDLLISELAEIGFNTFEDTENGFSAFIDFDSYSKENLTRSLLQFEGEFDYNYTVTEIAAENWNEEWEKNFEPLIIDETCYVRATFHPVQPQYKYEIVIDPKMAFGTGHHQTTTMMMQYILETEVTGKHILDMGCGTAILAILAAKKGAADLVAIDNDEVCYLSAKENAALNNITHITALCGGKEVIPAAQYDMILANINRNILLDQIPVYASVLKSGGEIFFSGFYEDPDLQMIKDACTPSGINYLNHKKIGEWVAARFKKA; this is translated from the coding sequence ATGCAGTATATACAAGTCACCTTCAGCTTTACACTTATCCAGGAATATCAACAGGATTTATTAATCAGTGAGCTGGCTGAAATTGGATTCAATACATTTGAAGATACCGAAAATGGTTTCTCTGCTTTTATTGATTTCGATAGCTATAGTAAAGAAAACTTAACCAGATCTCTTCTTCAGTTTGAAGGAGAGTTCGACTACAATTATACCGTAACAGAAATTGCTGCAGAAAACTGGAATGAAGAGTGGGAGAAGAATTTTGAACCACTCATTATCGACGAAACCTGCTATGTAAGAGCAACTTTTCACCCTGTTCAGCCGCAATATAAATATGAGATCGTCATTGATCCGAAAATGGCGTTTGGAACTGGTCATCATCAAACTACAACTATGATGATGCAGTATATTCTGGAAACTGAGGTGACCGGAAAGCATATTCTTGATATGGGTTGCGGGACAGCTATATTAGCTATCCTGGCAGCTAAAAAGGGAGCTGCAGATTTAGTAGCTATTGATAATGATGAAGTTTGTTATCTGAGTGCTAAAGAAAACGCTGCTCTGAACAACATTACTCATATTACTGCTTTATGCGGTGGGAAAGAAGTCATTCCCGCTGCTCAGTATGATATGATCCTTGCGAACATCAATCGTAATATTTTACTGGATCAGATTCCTGTATATGCCAGCGTTTTAAAAAGCGGTGGTGAAATATTTTTTAGTGGATTTTATGAAGATCCGGACCTTCAAATGATTAAGGATGCTTGTACGCCATCTGGCATAAATTACCTGAATCATAAGAAGATCGGAGAGTGGGTAGCCGCACGTTTTAAAAAGGCTTAA
- the murC gene encoding UDP-N-acetylmuramate--L-alanine ligase, producing MRIHFIAIGGSAMHNLAIALHQKGFIVSGSDDLIFEPSASRLSRHGILPEKLGWHEESITADLDAVILGMHALIDNPELLRAQALGLKIYSYPEYIYEQTKDKLRVVIGGSHGKTTITSMILHVLNYYKKDFDYLVGAQLEGFDTMVRLTEAAPVIIIEGDEYLASPIDRRPKFHIYKANVAVISGVAWDHVNVFPTFENYLHQFELFIDTIMPGGKLFYASTDQELCTLVRNNPKEIVKTGYEIPAHRVNDGITYLLPENLPLKVFGDHNLMNLSAAKLVCKEIGISENDFNLAITSFKGASKRLELLNAENNTNVYKDFAHSPSKLKATIEAVKSQFEERKLVACIELHTFSSLNKNFLLQYADTMIRAENPIVYIDIKTFQQKKIKPFTEIDVQTAFNNDKLTFFDNASTLEQYLRGLDFRQTNLLLMSSGNFGGMDLAKVARELNT from the coding sequence ATGCGAATACATTTTATAGCTATTGGGGGAAGTGCAATGCACAACCTGGCAATAGCTTTGCATCAGAAAGGTTTTATTGTAAGCGGTTCAGATGATTTAATTTTTGAACCATCGGCAAGCAGACTTTCCAGACATGGGATTTTACCTGAAAAACTGGGTTGGCATGAGGAATCAATCACCGCTGATCTTGATGCGGTTATTTTAGGAATGCACGCCCTTATTGATAATCCTGAATTACTCAGGGCGCAGGCACTTGGGCTAAAGATTTATTCTTATCCTGAATATATTTATGAGCAGACTAAGGATAAACTGAGAGTTGTAATTGGCGGTAGTCATGGTAAGACGACGATTACTTCGATGATATTGCATGTACTTAATTATTACAAAAAAGATTTCGATTACCTGGTTGGCGCACAACTGGAGGGATTTGATACGATGGTGCGTCTTACTGAAGCAGCCCCTGTAATTATTATCGAGGGAGATGAATATTTAGCTTCTCCGATTGACAGAAGACCAAAATTTCATATTTATAAAGCAAATGTTGCAGTAATCAGCGGGGTAGCCTGGGATCATGTAAATGTTTTTCCTACTTTTGAAAATTATTTGCACCAATTTGAACTTTTTATTGATACCATCATGCCTGGAGGGAAGTTATTTTATGCTTCGACTGATCAGGAATTGTGTACTCTTGTGAGGAATAATCCTAAAGAAATTGTTAAAACCGGATACGAAATTCCTGCACACCGCGTTAACGATGGTATAACTTATTTACTGCCTGAAAATTTGCCACTGAAAGTTTTTGGTGATCATAACCTGATGAATTTAAGTGCTGCGAAATTGGTTTGTAAAGAAATTGGTATCAGTGAAAATGATTTTAATTTGGCAATTACCTCATTTAAAGGAGCATCTAAAAGGCTGGAGCTGTTAAATGCAGAGAATAATACAAATGTTTATAAGGATTTCGCACACTCCCCTTCAAAATTAAAAGCTACAATTGAGGCGGTAAAGTCGCAATTTGAGGAAAGAAAATTAGTAGCTTGTATAGAATTACACACATTTAGTAGTTTAAATAAAAATTTTTTACTGCAATATGCAGATACGATGATCCGTGCAGAGAATCCTATCGTATATATAGATATAAAAACATTTCAACAAAAAAAAATTAAGCCTTTCACTGAAATAGATGTTCAAACAGCATTTAATAATGATAAGCTTACTTTTTTTGACAATGCCTCTACTCTTGAGCAATACTTAAGAGGGCTGGATTTTCGCCAGACAAACCTTTTGCTGATGAGCTCGGGTAATTTTGGCGGGATGGATTTAGCCAAAGTGGCACGTGAGTTGAATACTTAA
- a CDS encoding helix-turn-helix domain-containing protein — protein MNIIGKNIRQLRQKNGWSQGEVAKRLNISIPAFSKIETGITDINISRLAQIANLFEVSTMDIISKEGENPQSVNFEEINNLKAKLSLREEEIIKLQKKVIDLYEEIREK, from the coding sequence ATGAACATCATCGGTAAGAACATCAGACAGCTCCGTCAAAAAAATGGATGGAGTCAGGGCGAAGTAGCTAAAAGATTAAACATCTCTATTCCTGCATTTTCGAAAATTGAAACTGGGATTACAGATATTAACATCTCAAGGCTTGCTCAGATCGCTAATCTTTTTGAAGTCTCTACAATGGACATCATCTCTAAAGAAGGAGAAAATCCTCAATCTGTAAATTTTGAAGAGATCAATAATCTGAAGGCTAAACTATCACTGAGAGAAGAAGAAATCATTAAGCTTCAAAAGAAGGTTATTGATCTTTACGAAGAAATCAGAGAAAAATAG
- a CDS encoding GNAT family N-acetyltransferase has translation MQLISVSSSPTKKAFLQVPHLIYQNDQNWICPLDQDVEKTFDPEKNIFFKHGECTRWILKDEQGKTIGRIAAFINTKKAFNYEQPTGGIGFFECIDNQDAAFKLFDIAQAWLKEKGMEAMDGPINFGENDTFWGLLVEGFTPPSYGMNYNPPYYQAFFENYGFVTSYQQITNHLAVRNPFPERFTKIATWVANKPGYTFEHFSKKNAEKYVLDLMEIYNDGWKDFENFVPIKKETLQESFKQMEAIMDEKLIWFAYLNGEPASFVVIIPDANQMIKGFHGKLGLIEKLKFVYRRWKGVNRMRAIVMGTKTAYQKHGLESALFIKLKEYVLPLDQYDELELSWVGDFNDKMLSIHEATGAVFGKRHLTMRKIFTVH, from the coding sequence ATGCAGTTAATTTCCGTTTCCAGTTCACCAACAAAAAAAGCGTTTCTACAGGTTCCCCATCTGATCTATCAAAACGATCAGAACTGGATCTGTCCGCTCGATCAGGATGTTGAAAAAACATTTGACCCGGAAAAGAATATCTTCTTTAAACATGGAGAATGTACCCGATGGATCTTAAAAGATGAACAAGGAAAGACAATTGGAAGGATCGCAGCTTTCATCAACACTAAAAAAGCATTTAACTATGAACAACCAACAGGCGGTATAGGCTTCTTTGAATGTATTGATAATCAAGATGCAGCCTTTAAACTATTTGATATTGCACAAGCCTGGTTAAAAGAAAAAGGAATGGAAGCGATGGACGGGCCAATTAATTTTGGTGAAAATGATACCTTCTGGGGTTTACTCGTAGAAGGCTTCACTCCCCCGTCTTATGGCATGAATTATAATCCTCCTTATTACCAGGCTTTTTTTGAAAACTATGGATTCGTCACTTCTTACCAGCAGATCACCAATCACCTTGCTGTCAGAAACCCTTTTCCTGAACGCTTTACAAAGATTGCCACCTGGGTAGCGAATAAACCAGGTTATACCTTTGAACACTTCTCTAAAAAGAATGCGGAAAAATATGTGCTGGATCTGATGGAAATCTACAATGATGGCTGGAAAGACTTTGAAAACTTTGTTCCGATCAAGAAAGAAACCCTGCAGGAGAGTTTTAAACAGATGGAGGCTATAATGGATGAAAAACTAATTTGGTTCGCTTACCTGAACGGAGAACCAGCTTCATTCGTAGTTATTATCCCTGATGCGAATCAAATGATCAAAGGTTTCCATGGAAAATTAGGTTTGATAGAAAAATTGAAATTTGTTTACCGCAGATGGAAAGGTGTAAACCGGATGAGAGCCATTGTAATGGGTACAAAAACTGCCTATCAAAAACACGGACTGGAATCCGCCTTATTTATTAAACTAAAAGAATATGTGCTGCCACTGGATCAGTATGACGAACTGGAATTATCATGGGTGGGAGACTTCAATGATAAAATGCTTTCTATTCATGAAGCAACCGGTGCTGTTTTCGGAAAGCGTCACCTGACTATGCGAAAAATCTTCACTGTCCATTAA